In Candidatus Polarisedimenticolia bacterium, the following proteins share a genomic window:
- a CDS encoding isocitrate/isopropylmalate family dehydrogenase — protein sequence MAKHTVVTMPGDGIGKVVLPEAIRVLKVVGFDADYVPAEIGWDCWIQQGNALPERTIDLLAKHKLGLFGAITSKPKAAADAELSAALKGKGYSYFSPIVGMRQRFSLDVCIRPCRSFVGNPLNFIRKKPQGGFDEPALDTVVFRQNTEGLYAGVEWSDPPAEVRKALGMHPKFKPFEKVQGRDLALALRVITREATRRILEAGFRHARAHGYASVTVCEKPNVLRETSGVYEEEAKSLQKEFPEIKLKSDNIDALMMWITKKPEDYQVVVASNLFGDIVSDAFAGLVGGLGFACSGNIGKEVAVFEPTHGSAPKYEKLDPPIVNPIAMILSAAMLLEHVGEQDKAKKIRAAVAAVVQEGKVRTYDMMRLSGGPDVFGKGAANTVEMTDAILSKLR from the coding sequence ATGGCGAAGCACACGGTGGTCACGATGCCGGGAGACGGCATCGGGAAAGTCGTTCTGCCCGAGGCGATCCGCGTCCTGAAAGTGGTCGGCTTCGACGCCGACTACGTGCCGGCGGAGATCGGCTGGGATTGCTGGATCCAGCAGGGGAACGCCCTTCCCGAGAGGACGATCGATCTCCTGGCCAAGCACAAGCTGGGTCTCTTCGGCGCCATCACCTCCAAGCCCAAGGCCGCCGCCGACGCGGAGCTTTCGGCCGCGCTGAAAGGCAAGGGCTATTCCTATTTCAGCCCGATCGTCGGGATGCGCCAGCGCTTCAGCCTCGACGTCTGCATCCGTCCCTGCCGCTCCTTCGTCGGCAATCCCCTGAACTTCATCCGCAAGAAGCCGCAAGGCGGATTCGACGAGCCGGCCCTCGACACCGTCGTCTTCCGTCAGAACACCGAAGGCCTCTACGCCGGCGTGGAGTGGTCCGATCCTCCCGCCGAGGTCCGGAAGGCGCTGGGCATGCACCCCAAGTTCAAGCCGTTCGAGAAGGTGCAAGGCCGCGACCTGGCGCTGGCGCTGCGCGTCATCACGCGCGAGGCGACCCGCCGGATCCTCGAGGCGGGCTTCCGGCACGCCCGGGCGCACGGCTACGCCTCGGTCACCGTCTGCGAGAAGCCCAACGTCCTGCGCGAAACCTCCGGGGTCTACGAGGAGGAGGCGAAGAGCCTCCAGAAGGAATTCCCCGAGATCAAGCTGAAGTCGGACAACATCGACGCCCTGATGATGTGGATCACCAAGAAGCCGGAGGACTACCAAGTCGTCGTCGCCTCGAACCTGTTCGGCGACATCGTCTCCGACGCCTTCGCCGGCCTGGTCGGCGGACTGGGCTTCGCCTGCTCCGGGAACATCGGCAAGGAAGTGGCCGTCTTCGAGCCGACGCACGGATCCGCCCCCAAGTACGAGAAGCTCGATCCTCCCATCGTGAATCCGATCGCCATGATCCTCTCCGCCGCCATGCTCCTCGAGCACGTCGGGGAACAGGACAAGGCGAAGAAGATCCGCGCGGCGGTGGCCGCGGTGGTGCAGGAAGGGAAGGTGCGCACCTACGACATGATGCGCCTCTCCGGCGGGCCCGACGTTTTTGGCAAAGGAGCAGCCAACACGGTTGAGATGACCGACGCGATCCTCTCGAAGCTTCGGTGA